The following proteins are encoded in a genomic region of Triticum dicoccoides isolate Atlit2015 ecotype Zavitan chromosome 1B, WEW_v2.0, whole genome shotgun sequence:
- the LOC119331835 gene encoding UPF0434 protein CCNA_00107-like isoform X1: protein MRRTTALLLRHGGGGIPQALADVLVCPLSKKPLRYCEASGSLVSDAVGMSFPIVDGIPCLLPKDGKLLEDHQRESGHETSSRDSSD, encoded by the exons ATGAGGCGGACCACGGCGTTGCTGCTGCGccacggcggcggcgggatcccGCAGGCGCTCGCCGACGTGCTCGTCTGCCCCCTGTCCAAGAAGCCCCTCAG GTACTGCGAGGCCAGCGGCTCCCTGGTCAGCGACGCCGTCGGCATGTCCTTCCCG ATAGTAGATGGAATTCCTTGTCTCCTTCCGAAAGACGGCAAGTTGCTCGAGGACCACCAGAGGGAATCAGGACATGAAACCAGCTCTAGGGATTCCTCTGATTGA
- the LOC119331835 gene encoding UPF0434 protein CCNA_00107-like isoform X2 — MRRTTALLLRHGGGGIPQALADVLVCPLSKKPLRYCEASGSLVSDAVGMSFPIVDGIPCLLPKGGKLLEDHQRESGHETSSRDSSD, encoded by the exons ATGAGGCGGACCACGGCGTTGCTGCTGCGccacggcggcggcgggatcccGCAGGCGCTCGCCGACGTGCTCGTCTGCCCCCTGTCCAAGAAGCCCCTCAG GTACTGCGAGGCCAGCGGCTCCCTGGTCAGCGACGCCGTCGGCATGTCCTTCCCG ATAGTAGATGGAATTCCTTGTCTCCTTCCGAAAGGCGGGAAGTTGCTCGAGGACCACCAGAGGGAATCAGGACATGAAACCAGCTCTAGGGATTCCTCTGACTGA